From a region of the Geothrix sp. 21YS21S-2 genome:
- a CDS encoding DUF692 domain-containing protein: protein MAFSGVGLGLRLPHLEAVAREAPDVPFWEIAPENVIGDGGRVAALTRTILARDPVISHGLSLSVGGFDPFDDAYLADLAGFLIASGSPWHSEHLCFTSVDGATTHELLPMPFTRASARHAAARARELKPRLPVPFLLENITYYAELGQAGMDEAAFIAEVLEGADAGWLLDINNVYVNSLNFGFDPYRWFEGMPLHRVAQIHIAGHDRYGDLVVDTHGAPVADPVVDLMRFVLPRIGRPVPVLLERDNDIPPLAELLAERAALQEAYDQALAAHA from the coding sequence ATGGCCTTCTCCGGCGTCGGCCTGGGCCTCCGCCTCCCCCACCTGGAGGCGGTGGCCCGGGAGGCCCCTGACGTCCCCTTCTGGGAAATCGCCCCGGAGAACGTCATCGGGGACGGCGGCAGGGTGGCCGCCCTGACCCGGACGATCCTGGCCAGGGACCCTGTGATCTCCCACGGCCTCAGCCTCTCGGTGGGCGGCTTCGATCCCTTCGACGACGCCTACCTGGCCGACCTGGCGGGCTTCCTCATCGCCTCGGGGAGCCCCTGGCACTCCGAACACCTGTGCTTCACCTCGGTGGACGGCGCCACCACCCACGAGCTCCTGCCCATGCCCTTCACCCGGGCCTCGGCGCGCCACGCCGCGGCCCGGGCGCGGGAGCTCAAGCCGCGGCTCCCGGTGCCCTTCCTGCTGGAGAACATCACCTACTACGCCGAGCTGGGGCAGGCGGGGATGGACGAGGCGGCCTTCATCGCCGAGGTCCTCGAGGGCGCCGACGCAGGCTGGCTCCTGGACATCAACAACGTCTACGTGAACTCCCTGAACTTCGGCTTCGATCCCTACCGCTGGTTCGAGGGGATGCCCCTGCACCGGGTCGCCCAGATCCACATCGCCGGCCACGACCGCTACGGCGACCTGGTGGTGGACACCCACGGGGCCCCGGTGGCCGATCCGGTCGTGGACCTCATGCGCTTCGTGCTGCCCCGCATCGGCCGGCCCGTGCCCGTGCTGCTGGAGCGGGACAACGACATCCCGCCCCTGGCCGAGCTGCTCGCCGAGCGCGCCGCGCTTCAGGAGGCCTACGACCAGGCCCTGGCCGCCCATGCCTGA
- a CDS encoding putative DNA-binding domain-containing protein, translated as MPDAVLALQRSLAALALDPDAAAFEADPGAFAAARGLPEGDQAAFRRYRDRLLYYRDAVREDICEPVDQDFPLTRTLLEGAGAWGACRAGFLSSRTFRSPFYRDISATFLGWLATSAWGRDRWPFLLELAHFELVRQLVEHLPDAAPPAGLRAVPRPGDLLVLAPSTQVLAYAYRVHEATWEAPAPEPGACRLLASRDAQGFIQWRELTEAAACLLARARGASLAAVAEELGLADLPGLLSFLAGLREAGAVLGFREA; from the coding sequence ATGCCTGACGCCGTCCTGGCCCTGCAGCGCAGCCTCGCGGCCCTGGCCCTGGATCCCGACGCCGCCGCCTTCGAGGCCGACCCGGGCGCCTTCGCCGCGGCCCGGGGCCTGCCGGAGGGGGACCAGGCCGCCTTCCGGCGCTACCGCGACCGGCTCCTGTACTACCGGGACGCCGTGCGGGAGGACATCTGCGAACCCGTCGACCAGGACTTCCCCCTCACCCGGACCCTGCTCGAGGGGGCCGGGGCGTGGGGAGCGTGCCGCGCCGGCTTCCTTTCCAGCCGGACCTTCCGGAGCCCCTTCTACCGGGACATCTCCGCCACGTTCCTGGGCTGGCTGGCCACCTCGGCCTGGGGCCGGGACCGGTGGCCCTTCCTCCTGGAACTGGCCCACTTCGAGCTGGTCAGGCAACTGGTGGAGCACCTCCCCGACGCGGCCCCCCCCGCGGGCCTGCGCGCCGTGCCCCGCCCCGGAGACCTCCTGGTGCTGGCGCCCTCCACCCAGGTTCTGGCCTACGCGTACCGCGTCCACGAGGCCACCTGGGAGGCGCCCGCGCCCGAGCCCGGGGCCTGCCGCCTCCTGGCCAGCCGGGACGCGCAAGGCTTCATCCAGTGGCGGGAACTGACGGAGGCCGCGGCCTGCCTCCTGGCGCGGGCCCGGGGCGCCTCCCTGGCGGCCGTGGCGGAGGAGCTCGGGCTGGCGGACCTGCCCGGGCTCCTGTCCTTCCTGGCCGGCCTGCGGGAGGCGGGGGCCGTGCTGGGCTTCAGGGAAGCCTGA
- the lysS gene encoding lysine--tRNA ligase → MQLSQYRQVRIEKLEKLKALGLDVWPRKAERTHGIGDLLEAHDREGAKTTNEELEALGKVVSVMGRVIAIREMGKSVFATITEMGVKLQVYFRMNDLAEPGWEVVKLLDLGDFISVTGPVMRTRMGELSVRAQRIQFLTKAHKPLPEKWHGLQDKEVRYRRRYLDLVANPDVLLTFQTRSRIIAKVRSYMEGQRFLEVETPMMQPIPGGATARPFVTHHNALDIPLYLRIAPELYLKRLIVGGFERVFEINRSFRNEGVSMRHNPEFTMMESYAAGEDLRDVMVLTENLFETVAGHLGAVERPYGVDAEGNPRLISYRTPFRRMTLKDATAHYGGFDRALLEDDAQILRLAREAHVEDAEKQTPGALLGALFEHHAEKELIQPTFITDYPVELSPLTKNLPGDDRFVDRFELFIGGMELANAYSELNDPVVQLERFEAQLAEREAGNDEAMLLDEDFIEALEHGFPPCGGLGVGMDRLVMLMTDSSSIRDVLLFPLMRPMAKGAEDEEL, encoded by the coding sequence ATGCAGCTCAGCCAGTACCGCCAAGTCCGCATCGAGAAGCTGGAGAAGCTCAAGGCCCTGGGTCTGGACGTGTGGCCCCGCAAGGCCGAGCGCACCCACGGCATCGGGGACCTCCTGGAGGCCCACGACCGGGAGGGGGCCAAGACCACCAATGAGGAGCTGGAGGCCCTGGGCAAGGTCGTCAGCGTCATGGGCCGGGTGATCGCCATCCGGGAGATGGGCAAGAGCGTGTTCGCGACCATCACCGAGATGGGGGTGAAGCTCCAGGTGTACTTCCGCATGAACGACCTGGCCGAGCCCGGCTGGGAGGTGGTCAAGCTGCTGGACCTGGGCGACTTCATCTCGGTCACCGGCCCGGTCATGCGCACCAGGATGGGCGAACTGTCGGTCCGGGCCCAGCGGATCCAGTTCCTCACCAAGGCCCACAAGCCCCTGCCCGAGAAGTGGCACGGGCTGCAGGACAAGGAGGTGCGCTACCGCCGGCGCTACCTGGACCTGGTGGCCAACCCCGACGTCCTTCTCACGTTCCAGACCCGCAGCCGAATCATCGCCAAGGTGCGCAGCTACATGGAGGGCCAGCGCTTCCTGGAGGTGGAGACCCCCATGATGCAGCCCATCCCGGGCGGCGCCACGGCCCGGCCCTTCGTCACGCACCACAACGCGCTCGACATCCCCCTCTACCTGCGCATCGCCCCCGAGCTCTACCTCAAGCGCCTGATCGTCGGCGGCTTCGAGCGGGTGTTCGAGATCAACCGGAGCTTCCGCAACGAGGGCGTCTCCATGCGCCACAACCCCGAGTTCACCATGATGGAGAGCTACGCGGCCGGCGAGGACCTGCGGGACGTGATGGTGCTCACCGAGAACCTCTTCGAGACCGTGGCGGGCCACCTGGGCGCCGTGGAGCGCCCCTACGGCGTGGACGCCGAGGGCAATCCCCGGCTCATCAGCTACCGCACCCCCTTCCGCCGCATGACCCTCAAGGACGCCACCGCCCACTACGGCGGCTTCGACCGGGCCCTCCTGGAGGACGACGCCCAGATCCTGCGCCTGGCCCGGGAGGCCCACGTGGAGGACGCGGAGAAGCAGACCCCCGGCGCCCTGCTGGGCGCGCTCTTCGAGCACCACGCCGAGAAGGAGCTCATCCAGCCCACCTTCATCACGGACTACCCCGTGGAGCTGAGCCCCCTGACCAAGAACCTCCCCGGGGACGACCGGTTCGTGGACCGCTTCGAGCTCTTCATCGGCGGCATGGAACTGGCCAACGCCTACTCCGAGCTCAACGATCCCGTCGTGCAGCTGGAGCGCTTCGAGGCCCAGCTCGCCGAGCGCGAGGCCGGCAACGACGAGGCCATGCTCCTGGACGAGGACTTCATCGAGGCCCTGGAGCACGGGTTCCCCCCCTGCGGCGGCCTGGGCGTGGGCATGGACCGCCTGGTCATGCTGATGACCGACAGCTCCAGCATCCGGGACGTCCTGCTCTTCCCGCTGATGCGCCCCATGGCGAAGGGCGCCGAGGACGAGGAGCTCTGA
- the ubiG gene encoding bifunctional 2-polyprenyl-6-hydroxyphenol methylase/3-demethylubiquinol 3-O-methyltransferase UbiG, whose protein sequence is MSAPALALLPFALQGLTMGVDEFGFHRWRDVPRWEWAGHLLDTAVFLACLTLPLVLAPTGGHLRAYGALAAFSCLLITKDEFVHQRLCTAWEHWVHAVLFILHPLVLLATAWVWVAGGPRGALGLQVALVGAFLVVQALAGAGRRRRPEIDNRVYDSLGERWYEADDDPVALLRAESRLRTAWILGELPAASHVLDVACGAGFLANPLAAAGHRVTGIDLSGESLAVARGHDPTGTVAYLPMDARSLAFPDGRFDVVCMMDFLEHLEERDAVIREAARVLKPGGWFYFHTFNRTPLAGLVAIQGVRLFVRNTPEHMHVYHLFLKPSELRGICGRHGLAVDTLRGVRPRILSRAFLGLLATGRVGDGFEFLFTPFLGMGYCGRAVKGD, encoded by the coding sequence GTGAGCGCGCCGGCCCTGGCCCTGCTCCCCTTCGCCCTGCAGGGGCTGACCATGGGCGTGGACGAGTTCGGTTTCCACCGGTGGCGGGACGTGCCCCGGTGGGAATGGGCGGGCCACCTGCTGGATACCGCCGTGTTCCTGGCGTGCCTGACGCTGCCGCTGGTCCTGGCGCCGACCGGGGGTCACCTTCGCGCCTACGGGGCGCTGGCGGCCTTCTCCTGCCTGCTGATCACCAAGGACGAGTTCGTCCACCAGCGCCTGTGCACGGCCTGGGAGCACTGGGTGCACGCCGTGCTGTTCATCCTGCACCCCCTGGTCCTGCTGGCCACCGCCTGGGTGTGGGTGGCCGGCGGCCCCCGGGGGGCGCTGGGCCTCCAGGTCGCGCTCGTGGGCGCCTTCCTCGTGGTGCAGGCCCTGGCGGGGGCGGGCCGGCGGCGCCGGCCGGAGATCGACAATCGCGTCTACGACAGCCTGGGGGAGCGCTGGTACGAGGCCGACGACGATCCCGTGGCCCTCCTGCGGGCGGAGTCCCGCCTGCGCACCGCCTGGATCCTCGGGGAGCTGCCCGCGGCCTCGCACGTCCTGGACGTGGCCTGCGGGGCGGGGTTCCTGGCCAACCCCCTGGCGGCGGCGGGCCACCGGGTCACGGGCATCGATCTGTCCGGGGAGAGCCTGGCCGTGGCCCGCGGGCACGACCCCACCGGGACCGTGGCCTACCTCCCCATGGACGCCCGGAGCCTGGCCTTCCCCGACGGGCGCTTCGACGTGGTGTGCATGATGGATTTCCTCGAGCACCTCGAGGAACGGGACGCGGTGATCCGGGAGGCGGCCCGGGTCCTGAAGCCGGGCGGGTGGTTCTATTTCCACACCTTCAACCGGACCCCGCTGGCCGGCCTCGTGGCCATCCAGGGGGTGCGGCTCTTCGTGCGGAACACGCCGGAGCACATGCACGTGTACCACCTGTTCCTCAAGCCCTCGGAGCTGCGCGGCATCTGCGGCCGCCACGGGCTGGCCGTCGACACGCTGCGGGGCGTGCGCCCCCGGATCCTCTCGCGGGCCTTCCTGGGGCTGCTGGCCACCGGCAGGGTCGGGGACGGGTTCGAGTTCCTCTTCACCCCGTTCCTGGGCATGGGGTACTGCGGCCGGGCGGTGAAGGGGGACTGA
- a CDS encoding 3-oxoacyl-[acyl-carrier-protein] synthase III C-terminal domain-containing protein: protein MTQLPILLQGFQNQSPTHQAAQGDILEWIAAAHARAELTLQRPDSEEAREALTRKLKKLVLRFGCSTDRISARGAFLDDFTHTDWDRMRIFRLNEFPSGRPCGERSRFYGEVCGRVFESFYTDELEPPPVIMHVTCTGYVSPSGAQRLVAHRGWGRSTEVIHAYHMGCYAAMPAIRLAAGLLERGKARVDVVHTELCTLHMDPAQHQPEQLVVQTLFADGAIRYSVSRAEGPGLELLATREEIAPETTDAMTWMVSDSGMQMTLSRKVPDYIRAALGPFLDDLAAGAGRTAGALFRDAVFAIHPGGPRIIDELAEHLGLRPAQVEASNAILRDHGNMSSATLPHVWQAILADAAVAPGTLVVSLAFGPGLTIAGALLRKAG from the coding sequence ATGACCCAGCTCCCGATCCTTCTCCAGGGTTTCCAGAATCAGTCTCCCACGCACCAGGCCGCCCAGGGGGACATCCTGGAGTGGATCGCCGCGGCCCACGCCCGGGCGGAACTCACGCTCCAGCGCCCGGACTCGGAGGAGGCGCGGGAGGCGCTGACCCGGAAGCTGAAAAAGCTGGTGCTTCGCTTCGGGTGCAGCACCGACCGCATCAGCGCCCGGGGCGCCTTCCTGGACGATTTCACCCACACCGACTGGGACCGCATGCGGATCTTCCGGCTGAACGAATTCCCCTCGGGCAGGCCCTGCGGGGAGCGGAGCCGGTTCTACGGGGAGGTGTGCGGGCGCGTCTTCGAATCCTTCTACACCGACGAGCTGGAGCCGCCGCCGGTGATCATGCACGTCACCTGCACGGGCTACGTCTCCCCCAGCGGCGCCCAGCGCCTGGTGGCGCACCGCGGGTGGGGACGCTCCACGGAGGTGATCCACGCCTACCACATGGGCTGCTACGCCGCGATGCCAGCCATCCGGCTGGCGGCGGGGCTCCTGGAGCGGGGGAAGGCCAGGGTGGACGTGGTCCACACCGAGCTGTGCACGCTGCACATGGATCCCGCCCAGCACCAGCCCGAGCAGCTGGTGGTGCAGACCCTGTTCGCCGACGGCGCGATCCGCTACTCCGTCTCCCGGGCGGAGGGGCCCGGTCTCGAGCTCCTGGCCACCCGCGAGGAGATCGCGCCGGAGACCACGGACGCCATGACCTGGATGGTCTCCGATTCCGGCATGCAGATGACCCTGAGCCGCAAGGTGCCGGACTACATCCGCGCGGCCCTCGGCCCCTTCCTGGACGATCTGGCGGCGGGCGCGGGCCGCACGGCCGGAGCTCTTTTCCGGGACGCGGTCTTCGCCATCCACCCCGGGGGCCCCCGGATCATCGACGAACTCGCCGAGCACCTGGGCCTGCGCCCCGCGCAAGTGGAGGCCAGCAACGCCATCCTTCGCGACCACGGGAACATGTCCTCGGCGACCCTGCCCCACGTGTGGCAGGCCATCCTGGCCGACGCCGCCGTGGCGCCCGGGACCCTCGTCGTCTCCCTGGCCTTCGGGCCCGGGCTCACCATCGCGGGCGCCCTCCTCCGGAAGGCGGGGTGA